The following are encoded in a window of Castanea sativa cultivar Marrone di Chiusa Pesio chromosome 5, ASM4071231v1 genomic DNA:
- the LOC142636231 gene encoding receptor-like protein 14 isoform X1, with product MGRSLVKCLLWGLIVLVHLHGHRGCFEEERMGLLEIKEEFVRSNPNATIKDHLSPSWVLPSWVYDHKSECCEWERVTCNSTTGHVTHLSLHNIWEFDVHFYYTFGFKDMVWFLNVSLFESFKELRSLDLSFNAIGGWIEHKGSESLLRLNKLESLDLDCNIFNRSIIHSLRLLTSLKSLNLSYNALEGSLPTKELSVFEDLEILDLRNNRLNGSETVQGSISLLRLKKLGRLDLGSNMFNRSIIQSLRLLKSLKTLSLSDNHCEGSFPAKELSVFEDLEMLDLSFNQLNGSLTFQDFKCLSKLKHLDLGGNYFKREILRSLGTLSALKSLKLDYNQMEGPLYDQDFASLRSLEVLNLGSNNFNGSLPKCLCGLKKLEELDLGWNSFEGTLPSCLYNLTSLQQLDLNGNHFRGNISSLIVDLTSLKYIDLSYNLFEGLSFSLFANHSKLESFHFRCDNKKVEIEMENSNWVPLFKLESLVISNCSLNKLSHQLMTFLFHQHSLRNLDLSHNGLKGPFPNWLFRNNTSLKSATLNHNSFTGHFHLSLCLNSTYVIDVSNNQLNGKLQQNIGEILPNIRYLQLSDNSFTGSLPSSFGNMSLLETLDVSLNNFSGEVPKDLFVGCSMLSILVLSNNYFDGHLDWVPISNLTWLFVFKINHNQFSGAMPNELPNFVNIAHLSILDVSNNKMSGRIPTWICNFTFINGILMQNNNFEGQIPCETATFELLDLSHNLLDGSLPLWSSTQLKHLHLEENNFSGSIPEPFLNMSELRTLDISDNKLSGSIPSAISKASNLRILLLGGNQLSGNISTQLCQLTNITLMDLSRNLFFGTIPRCFGHTLSFGIFDAQYCTYGFGRGDSVYYLDVEINFVTKYRLSSYKDDILTYMSGLDLSCNNLTGEIPLELGQLQGIHALNLSHNQLIGSIPKSFSDLTKVESLDLSHNRLSGEIPPQLIELTFLEVFSVAYNNLSGRTPDMKAQFGTFDASSYDGNPFLCGLPLEKNCTKRDDSPTPMHSSEVSDEKWYKVDQTVFFTSFLVTYIMFCVGVITVLYINTQWRLRCYNLVEDCMYSCYFSISITLRKLSAYLYN from the exons ATGGGACGGTCCTTGGTGAAGTGCTTATTGTGGGGTTTGATAGTTCTAGTTCATCTTCATGGCCACAGAGGTTGCTTTGAAGAAGAGAGGATGGGTCTGTTAGAAATCAAGGAGGAGTTTGTGAGGTCCAACCCCAATGCGACCATCAAAGATCATCTTTCCCCTTCATGGGTTCTCCCTTCATGGGTTTATGACCATAAGAGTGAGTGTTGTGAGTGGGAGAGAGTCACCTGCAACTCCACCACCGGTCACGTgacccatctctctctccacaATATCTGGGAATTCGATGTTCATTTCTATTACACTTTCGGTTTCAAAGATATGGTCTGGTTTCTAAACGTTTCTTTATTTGAGAGTTTCAAGGAGTTAAGAAGTCTTGATTTATCTTTTAATGCAATTGGTGGTTGGATTGAGCATAAAG GTTCTGAAAGTTTATTGAGATTGAACAAGCTGGAGAGTTTAGATCTTGATTGTAACATTTTCAATCGGAGTATCATACACTCATTGAGGTTACTTACGTCACTTAAAAGTCTGAATCTTTCTTACAATGCATTGGAAGGATCCCTGCCTACCAAAG aaCTTTCGGTTTTTGAAGACTTGGAAATTTTGGATTTAAGAAACAACAGGCTCAATGGCTCTGAAACAGTTCAAG GTTCAATAAGTTTGTTGAGGTTGAAGAAGCTAGGGAGGTTAGATCTTGGTTCTAACATGTTCAATCGGAGTATTATACAATCATTGAGATTACTTAAATCACTCAAAACTTTGAGTCTTTCTGATAATCATTGCGAAGGATCCTTTCCTGCTAAAG aactTTCGGTTTTTGAAGACTTGGAGATGTTGGATTTAAGCTTCAATCAACTCAATGGCTCCCTAACATTTCAAG ATTTCAAATGTTTGTCGAAGCTGAAACACCTAGACCTAGGTGGCAATTATTTCAAAAGAGAGATTTTAAGATCTTTGGGCACACTGTCAGCGCTTAAATCCTTGAAATTGGATTATAATCAAATGGAGGGCCCCCTTTATGACCAAG ATTTTGCTAGTCTAAGAAGCTTGGAGGTCCTCAATTTAGGAAGCAATAATTTCAATGGTTCCTTGCCAAAAT GTTTATGTGGACTCAAAAAACTTGAAGAGTTAGATCTTGGCTGGAATTCTTTTGAAGGGACCCTTCCATCTTGCCTATACAATTTGACATCTCTTCAACAATTAGATCTCAATGGGAATCATTTCCGAGGAAACATTTCATCTTTGATAGTTGACCTTACATCCCTTAAGTATATTGATCTCAGTTATAACCTTTTTGAGGGTTTATCATTCAGCTTATTTGCTAATCATTCCAAGCTTGAGTCATTTCACTTTAGATGTGATAACAAGAAGGTTGAGATAGAAATGGAAAATTCAAATTGGGTACCCTTATTTAAGTTGGAGTCTTTAGTGATATCTAACTGTTCTCTGAATAAGCTATCCCATCAACTTATGACATTTCTCTTTCACCAGCATAGCTTGAGAAACCTTGATCTTTCACACAATGGGTTGAAAGGACCGTTTCCTAATTGGTTGTTTAGAAACAATACTAGCCTAAAATCTGCCACTCTTAACCATAACTCTTTCACGGGTCATTTTCATTTGTCGCTCTGTCTTAACTCTACTTATGTGATAGATGTGTCAAACAATCAGCTCAATGGAAAGCTTCAACAAAATATTGGGGAGATCCTACCAAATATACGGTACCTACAGTTATCCGATAATTCTTTCACAGGTTCTCTCCCATCCTCATTTGGTAATATGAGTCTCTTGGAGACACTTGACGTGTCCCTTAACAACTTCTCCGGAGAAGTACCAAAGGACTTATTTGTAGGTTGCTCCATGCTGTCGATCTTGGTATTATCCAATAATTATTTTGATGGCCATTTAGATTGGGTACCTATATCTAACTTAACTTGgctatttgtttttaaaataaatcataatcaGTTCTCCGGAGCTATGCCAAACGAATTACCCAATTTCGTGAATATTGCTCACTTGTCTATCTTGGATGTTAGCAACAACAAAATGTCGGGTAGGATTCCTACTTGGATATGCAATTTCACATTTATTAATGGTATTCTCatgcaaaataataattttgaaggTCAAATTCCATGTGAAACAGCTACATTTGAGTTATTGGACCTTTCTCATAACCTCCTTGATGGATCTTTACCTTTGTGGTCAAGCACTCAGTTAAAACATTTACATTTGGAAGAGAACAACTTTTCAGGATCAATACCAGAACCATTTCTCAATATGTCGGAGCTTAGGACATTGGATATCAGTGATAATAAATTGTCAGGCAGCATTCCCAGTGCAATCAGTAAAGCTTCCAACTTAAGAATTTTGTTGCTGGGAGGAAATCAATTGAGTGGCAATATTTCAACACAGTTATGTCAACTGACCAATATAACTTTAATGGATCTTTCAAGAAACTTATTTTTCGGGACAATACCTCGTTGTTTTGGACACACATtgtcttttggtatttttgatgCACAATATTGTACTTATGGATTTGGTCGTGGCGATTCTGTGTATTACCTAGATGTTGAAATTAACTTTGTTACCAAATATAGGCTTAGCTCTTACAAGGATGACATTCTTACTTACATGTCAGGTTTGGATTTATCTTGTAACAATCTAACAGGTGAAATCCCACTTGAACTTGGACAGCTACAAGGAATTCATGCACTAAACTTATCTCACAATCAATTAATAGGTTCCATTCCAAAATCTTTCTCAGACTTGACTAAAGTAGAGAGCTTGGATCTTTCTCACAATCGATTGAGTGGAGAAATTCCTCCACAATTGATTGAGCTTACCTTTTTGGAGGTGTTCAGTGTTGCTTATAACAACTTATCAGGTAGGACCCCAGATATGAAAGCCCAATTCGGAACTTTTGATGCAAGTAGCTATGATGGAAATCCATTTCTTTGTGGACTGCCATTGGAGAAAAATTGCACCAAGAGAGATGATTCTCCAACGCCAATGCATTCCTCAGAGGTAAGTGATGAGAAATGGTACAAAGTTGATCAAACGGTGTTCTTCACTAGCTTTTTGGTAACTTACATCATGTTTTGCGTGGGAGTAATTACTGTTCTTTATATCAACACTCAATGGCGACTGCGGTGCTACAATTTGGTTGAGGATTGCATGTATTcttgttatttttctatttcaatTACTCTACGTAAGTTATCAGCCTATCTGTATAATTAG
- the LOC142636231 gene encoding receptor-like protein 14 isoform X3, protein MGRSLVKCLLWGLIVLVHLHGHRGCFEEERMGLLEIKEEFVRSNPNATIKDHLSPSWVLPSWVYDHKSECCEWERVTCNSTTGHVTHLSLHNIWEFDVHFYYTFGFKDMVWFLNVSLFESFKELRSLDLSFNAIGGWIEHKGSESLLRLNKLESLDLDCNIFNRSIIHSLRLLTSLKSLNLSYNALEGSLPTKELSVFEDLEILDLRNNRLNGSETVQDFKCLSKLKHLDLGGNYFKREILRSLGTLSALKSLKLDYNQMEGPLYDQDFASLRSLEVLNLGSNNFNGSLPKCLCGLKKLEELDLGWNSFEGTLPSCLYNLTSLQQLDLNGNHFRGNISSLIVDLTSLKYIDLSYNLFEGLSFSLFANHSKLESFHFRCDNKKVEIEMENSNWVPLFKLESLVISNCSLNKLSHQLMTFLFHQHSLRNLDLSHNGLKGPFPNWLFRNNTSLKSATLNHNSFTGHFHLSLCLNSTYVIDVSNNQLNGKLQQNIGEILPNIRYLQLSDNSFTGSLPSSFGNMSLLETLDVSLNNFSGEVPKDLFVGCSMLSILVLSNNYFDGHLDWVPISNLTWLFVFKINHNQFSGAMPNELPNFVNIAHLSILDVSNNKMSGRIPTWICNFTFINGILMQNNNFEGQIPCETATFELLDLSHNLLDGSLPLWSSTQLKHLHLEENNFSGSIPEPFLNMSELRTLDISDNKLSGSIPSAISKASNLRILLLGGNQLSGNISTQLCQLTNITLMDLSRNLFFGTIPRCFGHTLSFGIFDAQYCTYGFGRGDSVYYLDVEINFVTKYRLSSYKDDILTYMSGLDLSCNNLTGEIPLELGQLQGIHALNLSHNQLIGSIPKSFSDLTKVESLDLSHNRLSGEIPPQLIELTFLEVFSVAYNNLSGRTPDMKAQFGTFDASSYDGNPFLCGLPLEKNCTKRDDSPTPMHSSEVSDEKWYKVDQTVFFTSFLVTYIMFCVGVITVLYINTQWRLRCYNLVEDCMYSCYFSISITLRKLSAYLYN, encoded by the exons ATGGGACGGTCCTTGGTGAAGTGCTTATTGTGGGGTTTGATAGTTCTAGTTCATCTTCATGGCCACAGAGGTTGCTTTGAAGAAGAGAGGATGGGTCTGTTAGAAATCAAGGAGGAGTTTGTGAGGTCCAACCCCAATGCGACCATCAAAGATCATCTTTCCCCTTCATGGGTTCTCCCTTCATGGGTTTATGACCATAAGAGTGAGTGTTGTGAGTGGGAGAGAGTCACCTGCAACTCCACCACCGGTCACGTgacccatctctctctccacaATATCTGGGAATTCGATGTTCATTTCTATTACACTTTCGGTTTCAAAGATATGGTCTGGTTTCTAAACGTTTCTTTATTTGAGAGTTTCAAGGAGTTAAGAAGTCTTGATTTATCTTTTAATGCAATTGGTGGTTGGATTGAGCATAAAG GTTCTGAAAGTTTATTGAGATTGAACAAGCTGGAGAGTTTAGATCTTGATTGTAACATTTTCAATCGGAGTATCATACACTCATTGAGGTTACTTACGTCACTTAAAAGTCTGAATCTTTCTTACAATGCATTGGAAGGATCCCTGCCTACCAAAG aaCTTTCGGTTTTTGAAGACTTGGAAATTTTGGATTTAAGAAACAACAGGCTCAATGGCTCTGAAACAGTTCAAG ATTTCAAATGTTTGTCGAAGCTGAAACACCTAGACCTAGGTGGCAATTATTTCAAAAGAGAGATTTTAAGATCTTTGGGCACACTGTCAGCGCTTAAATCCTTGAAATTGGATTATAATCAAATGGAGGGCCCCCTTTATGACCAAG ATTTTGCTAGTCTAAGAAGCTTGGAGGTCCTCAATTTAGGAAGCAATAATTTCAATGGTTCCTTGCCAAAAT GTTTATGTGGACTCAAAAAACTTGAAGAGTTAGATCTTGGCTGGAATTCTTTTGAAGGGACCCTTCCATCTTGCCTATACAATTTGACATCTCTTCAACAATTAGATCTCAATGGGAATCATTTCCGAGGAAACATTTCATCTTTGATAGTTGACCTTACATCCCTTAAGTATATTGATCTCAGTTATAACCTTTTTGAGGGTTTATCATTCAGCTTATTTGCTAATCATTCCAAGCTTGAGTCATTTCACTTTAGATGTGATAACAAGAAGGTTGAGATAGAAATGGAAAATTCAAATTGGGTACCCTTATTTAAGTTGGAGTCTTTAGTGATATCTAACTGTTCTCTGAATAAGCTATCCCATCAACTTATGACATTTCTCTTTCACCAGCATAGCTTGAGAAACCTTGATCTTTCACACAATGGGTTGAAAGGACCGTTTCCTAATTGGTTGTTTAGAAACAATACTAGCCTAAAATCTGCCACTCTTAACCATAACTCTTTCACGGGTCATTTTCATTTGTCGCTCTGTCTTAACTCTACTTATGTGATAGATGTGTCAAACAATCAGCTCAATGGAAAGCTTCAACAAAATATTGGGGAGATCCTACCAAATATACGGTACCTACAGTTATCCGATAATTCTTTCACAGGTTCTCTCCCATCCTCATTTGGTAATATGAGTCTCTTGGAGACACTTGACGTGTCCCTTAACAACTTCTCCGGAGAAGTACCAAAGGACTTATTTGTAGGTTGCTCCATGCTGTCGATCTTGGTATTATCCAATAATTATTTTGATGGCCATTTAGATTGGGTACCTATATCTAACTTAACTTGgctatttgtttttaaaataaatcataatcaGTTCTCCGGAGCTATGCCAAACGAATTACCCAATTTCGTGAATATTGCTCACTTGTCTATCTTGGATGTTAGCAACAACAAAATGTCGGGTAGGATTCCTACTTGGATATGCAATTTCACATTTATTAATGGTATTCTCatgcaaaataataattttgaaggTCAAATTCCATGTGAAACAGCTACATTTGAGTTATTGGACCTTTCTCATAACCTCCTTGATGGATCTTTACCTTTGTGGTCAAGCACTCAGTTAAAACATTTACATTTGGAAGAGAACAACTTTTCAGGATCAATACCAGAACCATTTCTCAATATGTCGGAGCTTAGGACATTGGATATCAGTGATAATAAATTGTCAGGCAGCATTCCCAGTGCAATCAGTAAAGCTTCCAACTTAAGAATTTTGTTGCTGGGAGGAAATCAATTGAGTGGCAATATTTCAACACAGTTATGTCAACTGACCAATATAACTTTAATGGATCTTTCAAGAAACTTATTTTTCGGGACAATACCTCGTTGTTTTGGACACACATtgtcttttggtatttttgatgCACAATATTGTACTTATGGATTTGGTCGTGGCGATTCTGTGTATTACCTAGATGTTGAAATTAACTTTGTTACCAAATATAGGCTTAGCTCTTACAAGGATGACATTCTTACTTACATGTCAGGTTTGGATTTATCTTGTAACAATCTAACAGGTGAAATCCCACTTGAACTTGGACAGCTACAAGGAATTCATGCACTAAACTTATCTCACAATCAATTAATAGGTTCCATTCCAAAATCTTTCTCAGACTTGACTAAAGTAGAGAGCTTGGATCTTTCTCACAATCGATTGAGTGGAGAAATTCCTCCACAATTGATTGAGCTTACCTTTTTGGAGGTGTTCAGTGTTGCTTATAACAACTTATCAGGTAGGACCCCAGATATGAAAGCCCAATTCGGAACTTTTGATGCAAGTAGCTATGATGGAAATCCATTTCTTTGTGGACTGCCATTGGAGAAAAATTGCACCAAGAGAGATGATTCTCCAACGCCAATGCATTCCTCAGAGGTAAGTGATGAGAAATGGTACAAAGTTGATCAAACGGTGTTCTTCACTAGCTTTTTGGTAACTTACATCATGTTTTGCGTGGGAGTAATTACTGTTCTTTATATCAACACTCAATGGCGACTGCGGTGCTACAATTTGGTTGAGGATTGCATGTATTcttgttatttttctatttcaatTACTCTACGTAAGTTATCAGCCTATCTGTATAATTAG
- the LOC142636231 gene encoding receptor-like protein 14 isoform X2: MGRSLVKCLLWGLIVLVHLHGHRGCFEEERMGLLEIKEEFVRSNPNATIKDHLSPSWVLPSWVYDHKSECCEWERVTCNSTTGHVTHLSLHNIWEFDVHFYYTFGFKDMVWFLNVSLFESFKELRSLDLSFNAIGGWIEHKGSISLLRLKKLGRLDLGSNMFNRSIIQSLRLLKSLKTLSLSDNHCEGSFPAKELSVFEDLEMLDLSFNQLNGSLTFQDFKCLSKLKHLDLGGNYFKREILRSLGTLSALKSLKLDYNQMEGPLYDQDFASLRSLEVLNLGSNNFNGSLPKCLCGLKKLEELDLGWNSFEGTLPSCLYNLTSLQQLDLNGNHFRGNISSLIVDLTSLKYIDLSYNLFEGLSFSLFANHSKLESFHFRCDNKKVEIEMENSNWVPLFKLESLVISNCSLNKLSHQLMTFLFHQHSLRNLDLSHNGLKGPFPNWLFRNNTSLKSATLNHNSFTGHFHLSLCLNSTYVIDVSNNQLNGKLQQNIGEILPNIRYLQLSDNSFTGSLPSSFGNMSLLETLDVSLNNFSGEVPKDLFVGCSMLSILVLSNNYFDGHLDWVPISNLTWLFVFKINHNQFSGAMPNELPNFVNIAHLSILDVSNNKMSGRIPTWICNFTFINGILMQNNNFEGQIPCETATFELLDLSHNLLDGSLPLWSSTQLKHLHLEENNFSGSIPEPFLNMSELRTLDISDNKLSGSIPSAISKASNLRILLLGGNQLSGNISTQLCQLTNITLMDLSRNLFFGTIPRCFGHTLSFGIFDAQYCTYGFGRGDSVYYLDVEINFVTKYRLSSYKDDILTYMSGLDLSCNNLTGEIPLELGQLQGIHALNLSHNQLIGSIPKSFSDLTKVESLDLSHNRLSGEIPPQLIELTFLEVFSVAYNNLSGRTPDMKAQFGTFDASSYDGNPFLCGLPLEKNCTKRDDSPTPMHSSEVSDEKWYKVDQTVFFTSFLVTYIMFCVGVITVLYINTQWRLRCYNLVEDCMYSCYFSISITLRKLSAYLYN; the protein is encoded by the exons ATGGGACGGTCCTTGGTGAAGTGCTTATTGTGGGGTTTGATAGTTCTAGTTCATCTTCATGGCCACAGAGGTTGCTTTGAAGAAGAGAGGATGGGTCTGTTAGAAATCAAGGAGGAGTTTGTGAGGTCCAACCCCAATGCGACCATCAAAGATCATCTTTCCCCTTCATGGGTTCTCCCTTCATGGGTTTATGACCATAAGAGTGAGTGTTGTGAGTGGGAGAGAGTCACCTGCAACTCCACCACCGGTCACGTgacccatctctctctccacaATATCTGGGAATTCGATGTTCATTTCTATTACACTTTCGGTTTCAAAGATATGGTCTGGTTTCTAAACGTTTCTTTATTTGAGAGTTTCAAGGAGTTAAGAAGTCTTGATTTATCTTTTAATGCAATTGGTGGTTGGATTGAGCATAAAG GTTCAATAAGTTTGTTGAGGTTGAAGAAGCTAGGGAGGTTAGATCTTGGTTCTAACATGTTCAATCGGAGTATTATACAATCATTGAGATTACTTAAATCACTCAAAACTTTGAGTCTTTCTGATAATCATTGCGAAGGATCCTTTCCTGCTAAAG aactTTCGGTTTTTGAAGACTTGGAGATGTTGGATTTAAGCTTCAATCAACTCAATGGCTCCCTAACATTTCAAG ATTTCAAATGTTTGTCGAAGCTGAAACACCTAGACCTAGGTGGCAATTATTTCAAAAGAGAGATTTTAAGATCTTTGGGCACACTGTCAGCGCTTAAATCCTTGAAATTGGATTATAATCAAATGGAGGGCCCCCTTTATGACCAAG ATTTTGCTAGTCTAAGAAGCTTGGAGGTCCTCAATTTAGGAAGCAATAATTTCAATGGTTCCTTGCCAAAAT GTTTATGTGGACTCAAAAAACTTGAAGAGTTAGATCTTGGCTGGAATTCTTTTGAAGGGACCCTTCCATCTTGCCTATACAATTTGACATCTCTTCAACAATTAGATCTCAATGGGAATCATTTCCGAGGAAACATTTCATCTTTGATAGTTGACCTTACATCCCTTAAGTATATTGATCTCAGTTATAACCTTTTTGAGGGTTTATCATTCAGCTTATTTGCTAATCATTCCAAGCTTGAGTCATTTCACTTTAGATGTGATAACAAGAAGGTTGAGATAGAAATGGAAAATTCAAATTGGGTACCCTTATTTAAGTTGGAGTCTTTAGTGATATCTAACTGTTCTCTGAATAAGCTATCCCATCAACTTATGACATTTCTCTTTCACCAGCATAGCTTGAGAAACCTTGATCTTTCACACAATGGGTTGAAAGGACCGTTTCCTAATTGGTTGTTTAGAAACAATACTAGCCTAAAATCTGCCACTCTTAACCATAACTCTTTCACGGGTCATTTTCATTTGTCGCTCTGTCTTAACTCTACTTATGTGATAGATGTGTCAAACAATCAGCTCAATGGAAAGCTTCAACAAAATATTGGGGAGATCCTACCAAATATACGGTACCTACAGTTATCCGATAATTCTTTCACAGGTTCTCTCCCATCCTCATTTGGTAATATGAGTCTCTTGGAGACACTTGACGTGTCCCTTAACAACTTCTCCGGAGAAGTACCAAAGGACTTATTTGTAGGTTGCTCCATGCTGTCGATCTTGGTATTATCCAATAATTATTTTGATGGCCATTTAGATTGGGTACCTATATCTAACTTAACTTGgctatttgtttttaaaataaatcataatcaGTTCTCCGGAGCTATGCCAAACGAATTACCCAATTTCGTGAATATTGCTCACTTGTCTATCTTGGATGTTAGCAACAACAAAATGTCGGGTAGGATTCCTACTTGGATATGCAATTTCACATTTATTAATGGTATTCTCatgcaaaataataattttgaaggTCAAATTCCATGTGAAACAGCTACATTTGAGTTATTGGACCTTTCTCATAACCTCCTTGATGGATCTTTACCTTTGTGGTCAAGCACTCAGTTAAAACATTTACATTTGGAAGAGAACAACTTTTCAGGATCAATACCAGAACCATTTCTCAATATGTCGGAGCTTAGGACATTGGATATCAGTGATAATAAATTGTCAGGCAGCATTCCCAGTGCAATCAGTAAAGCTTCCAACTTAAGAATTTTGTTGCTGGGAGGAAATCAATTGAGTGGCAATATTTCAACACAGTTATGTCAACTGACCAATATAACTTTAATGGATCTTTCAAGAAACTTATTTTTCGGGACAATACCTCGTTGTTTTGGACACACATtgtcttttggtatttttgatgCACAATATTGTACTTATGGATTTGGTCGTGGCGATTCTGTGTATTACCTAGATGTTGAAATTAACTTTGTTACCAAATATAGGCTTAGCTCTTACAAGGATGACATTCTTACTTACATGTCAGGTTTGGATTTATCTTGTAACAATCTAACAGGTGAAATCCCACTTGAACTTGGACAGCTACAAGGAATTCATGCACTAAACTTATCTCACAATCAATTAATAGGTTCCATTCCAAAATCTTTCTCAGACTTGACTAAAGTAGAGAGCTTGGATCTTTCTCACAATCGATTGAGTGGAGAAATTCCTCCACAATTGATTGAGCTTACCTTTTTGGAGGTGTTCAGTGTTGCTTATAACAACTTATCAGGTAGGACCCCAGATATGAAAGCCCAATTCGGAACTTTTGATGCAAGTAGCTATGATGGAAATCCATTTCTTTGTGGACTGCCATTGGAGAAAAATTGCACCAAGAGAGATGATTCTCCAACGCCAATGCATTCCTCAGAGGTAAGTGATGAGAAATGGTACAAAGTTGATCAAACGGTGTTCTTCACTAGCTTTTTGGTAACTTACATCATGTTTTGCGTGGGAGTAATTACTGTTCTTTATATCAACACTCAATGGCGACTGCGGTGCTACAATTTGGTTGAGGATTGCATGTATTcttgttatttttctatttcaatTACTCTACGTAAGTTATCAGCCTATCTGTATAATTAG